In Mercenaria mercenaria strain notata chromosome 13, MADL_Memer_1, whole genome shotgun sequence, a single window of DNA contains:
- the LOC123529211 gene encoding uncharacterized protein LOC123529211 isoform X1, giving the protein MQLTAICEQHSDDIYWEFNGRIWKQQMSSSGKHKSAMMSAEVMPGSSADVEKAIADEDANVAIPAKKAKVEKDQPNSDTPEDVNAYMKRTYDVRRSYITVELPTINEVKESYPELFVDRQIMLEFERITDIDLDHALQEYCVSHWRDITDMCHKIPSAKDLLKQAEGVKKESPSLEQYWDMVASLCLVPYMMKENLCDMVIEIGEDEQVDPKGKIVPVLISKGNVFKSDEFILVVEEEVVQEFEEFTIAFASLFATYWIFNMEYPDTLVYTYNFIQKVMVGLKDGTALPTPCKEIQQKLIKMAKVRTNKDKQK; this is encoded by the coding sequence cAGCAAATGTCATCGAGCGGAAAGCACAAGAGTGCAATGATGTCAGCTGAAGTTATGCCAGGGTCTTCAGCAGatgttgagaaagctattgctgaTGAAGATGCAAATGTGGCCATTCCAGCCAAGAAGGCAAAAGTCGAAAAAGATCAGCCAAATTCTGACACACCAGAAGATGTTAATGCATATATGAAAAGGACTTACGATGTTAGAAGAAGTTACATTACGGTTGAATTGCCGACAATAAATGAAGTGAAAGAAAGTTATCCCGAACTTTTTGTTGACAGGCAAATCATGCTTGAGTTTGAGAGGATAACTGATATAGATTTAGACCATGCGTTACAGGAATATTGTGTTTCTCATTGGCGTGACATTACTGATATGTGTCACAAAATTCCGAGTGCAAAAGATCTCTTGAAGCAAGCGGAAGGCGTTAAGAAGGAAAGCCCGTCCCTAGAGCAGTACTGGGATATGGTTGCATCATTATGTCTCGTCCCTTACATGATGAAGGAAAACTTGTGTGATATGGTGATTGAAATTGGAGAAGATGAGCAGGTTGATCCAAAAGGAAAAATAGTTCCTGTTCTTATTTCTAAGGGTAACGTTTTTAAAAGTGATGAGTTTATTCTTGTTGTAGAAGAAGAAGTTGTTCAGGAATTTGAGGAATTTACGATTGCATTTGCAAGTCTTTTTGCAACATACTGGATATTTAATATGGAATATCCAGACACTTTGGTGTATACATACAACTTTATCCAGAAGGTAATGGTTGGGCTGAAGGATGGTACCGCATTGCCTACACCTTGTAAAGAAATTCAGCAAAAGTTGATAAAAATGGCTAAAGTACGCACCAATAAAGACAAGCAAAAGTGA
- the LOC123529211 gene encoding uncharacterized protein LOC123529211 isoform X2, producing the protein MSSSGKHKSAMMSAEVMPGSSADVEKAIADEDANVAIPAKKAKVEKDQPNSDTPEDVNAYMKRTYDVRRSYITVELPTINEVKESYPELFVDRQIMLEFERITDIDLDHALQEYCVSHWRDITDMCHKIPSAKDLLKQAEGVKKESPSLEQYWDMVASLCLVPYMMKENLCDMVIEIGEDEQVDPKGKIVPVLISKGNVFKSDEFILVVEEEVVQEFEEFTIAFASLFATYWIFNMEYPDTLVYTYNFIQKVMVGLKDGTALPTPCKEIQQKLIKMAKVRTNKDKQK; encoded by the coding sequence ATGTCATCGAGCGGAAAGCACAAGAGTGCAATGATGTCAGCTGAAGTTATGCCAGGGTCTTCAGCAGatgttgagaaagctattgctgaTGAAGATGCAAATGTGGCCATTCCAGCCAAGAAGGCAAAAGTCGAAAAAGATCAGCCAAATTCTGACACACCAGAAGATGTTAATGCATATATGAAAAGGACTTACGATGTTAGAAGAAGTTACATTACGGTTGAATTGCCGACAATAAATGAAGTGAAAGAAAGTTATCCCGAACTTTTTGTTGACAGGCAAATCATGCTTGAGTTTGAGAGGATAACTGATATAGATTTAGACCATGCGTTACAGGAATATTGTGTTTCTCATTGGCGTGACATTACTGATATGTGTCACAAAATTCCGAGTGCAAAAGATCTCTTGAAGCAAGCGGAAGGCGTTAAGAAGGAAAGCCCGTCCCTAGAGCAGTACTGGGATATGGTTGCATCATTATGTCTCGTCCCTTACATGATGAAGGAAAACTTGTGTGATATGGTGATTGAAATTGGAGAAGATGAGCAGGTTGATCCAAAAGGAAAAATAGTTCCTGTTCTTATTTCTAAGGGTAACGTTTTTAAAAGTGATGAGTTTATTCTTGTTGTAGAAGAAGAAGTTGTTCAGGAATTTGAGGAATTTACGATTGCATTTGCAAGTCTTTTTGCAACATACTGGATATTTAATATGGAATATCCAGACACTTTGGTGTATACATACAACTTTATCCAGAAGGTAATGGTTGGGCTGAAGGATGGTACCGCATTGCCTACACCTTGTAAAGAAATTCAGCAAAAGTTGATAAAAATGGCTAAAGTACGCACCAATAAAGACAAGCAAAAGTGA